The following coding sequences lie in one Drosophila sulfurigaster albostrigata strain 15112-1811.04 chromosome 2R, ASM2355843v2, whole genome shotgun sequence genomic window:
- the LOC133836540 gene encoding angiopoietin-4, whose translation MLLSTVVLLNSILCQVHVEAKTDSNLTPNMQWASVERKLQSIKRAQEDQRRKLLHIDLKLNQMLGKMIHHIYVEQPANVENYHNALGAWQNNSFKLLENINKLQQSLEQRGDHDQKLSEIRELLTQQATCTAQLQQQQKVATEETSKKESIYFQPAKSDCYELDEQQRIDGVYKFLEPELNEVQRDFNERYCAFTVDGGPAWTVIQRRSKNINNWVHFNRSWDEYRAGFGHLDKDFWFGNAFIHRIVYRDDYVLRIELEDHNGVETWAEYGLFRLDSESYNYQLEIDELHVNSTTRDALSSHNHLDFQANEGNTICNGWWFDDQCLAKEENKANLNGHHITWGNWHNEFTLDASRMMIRPRNIIEKLNTDDEFYTED comes from the exons ATGCTG CTATCAACTGTTGTTCTGCTCAACTCCATTTTGTGCCAAGTGCATGTGGAAGCTAAGACGGACAGCAACTTGACACCCAATATGCAGTGGGCGTCTGTGGAACGTAAGCTGCAATCGATCAAGCGAGCACAGGAAGACCAACGACGCAAACTACTCCACATCGATCTAAAGCTTAATCAAATGCTCGGCAAGATGATTCACCACATTTATGTGGAGCAACCTGCCAACGTGGAGAATTACCACAATGCTCTCGGGGCTTGGCAAAATAATTCGTTTAAATTGCTAGAGAATATCAACAAACTGCAGCAGAGTTTAGAACAGAGGGGGGATCATGACCAGAAACTCTCCGAAATACGTGAATTGCTGACGCAGCAAGCGACGTGCACTGcccaactacaacagcaacagaaagtAGCTACAGAGGAAACGTCCAAAAAGGAATCAA TTTATTTCCAGCCTGCCAAGTCCGATTGCTATGAATTGGATGAGCAGCAACGCATCGATGGTGTCTACAAGTTTCTAGAGCCGGAACTAAATGAAGTGCAACGCGACTTCAATGAACGTTACTGCGCCTTTACCGTAGACGGTGGTCCAGCTTGGACGGTGATCCAAAGACGCAGCAAGAACATCAACAATTGGGTGCACTTCAATCGCAGTTGGGACGAGTATCGCGCTGGTTTTGGCCACCTGGACAAGGATTTTTGGTTTGGCAATGCGTTCATACATCGCATTGTCTATCGCGATGACTATGTGCTGCGCATTGAACTGGAAGATCACAATGGAGTTGAGACCTGGGCCGAATATGGGTTATTTCGCTTGGACAGCGAAAGTTATAACTATCAGTTGGAGATTGACGAACTGCATGTGAATAGCACGACTCGTGATGCACTCTCATCTCACAATCATTTGGACTTTCAAGCCAATGAAGGCAACACCATTTGTAATGGTTGGTGGTTTGATGATCAGTGTTTGGCGAAGGAGGAAAATAAAGCCAATTTAAATGGCCATCACATCACTTGGGGCAACTGGCACAACGAATTCACACTGGATGCATCTCGGATGATGATACGACCGCGTAACATTATTGAAAAACTTAACACCGATGATGAGTTCTACACGGAGGACTAA